Within the Medicago truncatula cultivar Jemalong A17 chromosome 4, MtrunA17r5.0-ANR, whole genome shotgun sequence genome, the region ATTTTTAAAAACTATGAAACTGATACGTCTATCCTGGATGATTTTGATTTCTATGAAGACCGGCAGAAGGCCATGCAAGAACGAAAGGCAAGGCAGCAAAGTAGCATAATGCCTACTGGATTAGTTGGGGGGAGTGAGCATAGGAGTTCTTCTGACAGTACTGGTGATTTCATCAAGCAAGTGTCAAAAAACTTTTCTCTAGTTGTCCGCTTGGACGACAACAATAACGAAGTTATTGCTGCCAACAGAGATAAGTTAGCCTCTGATGTTCCCACCGGTAATGTATTTAAACCCGGTGAAGGCATTTTAGTGACTGCCTCTTCAATGCAAACCAGTTAGTGGCAAGACTGTTGATCACATCAGCCGGCTATGCATCGGGTAATGAAAGTCGGGATCATGCTTGCTTTATCTTCGTAGTTTTTCAAACAAGGCAGTGCTATGATGCCATTTAAATCATAGGGTCATTGGGGTTTCCAAAAGAGGTGGTTTTGCATAAAAGAATGAGTTTCATATATCATATGTTTTCTAGAGTGAGTTAACTGAACTGTTAAGTTATACCTCCCATACATGACACCTTTGCTTATTTGAGTAGGTTAGattttcttctttatcttttaaatttttgtttaataattttgGGCTTGTTAGGCTCTGAttgattttcatatttatttttcgtttTCTGTTCAGTTTAAATTgcaaaattgtcaaaaaaaaaaaaaatcttcaagttttcattttctattcCATTCTCCAGAAACACAACTCGTGTTCATAAGAGACATATAAGTGAAGTTTTCGATTTCCATGGCACATGCGATCTCAGCCAATATTTGGGGTACCTGATTTCCATGAaagttgtttattaaaaaaaaaaaaaaaacaatattgttgGTAGTAGATCTTTCAAAGGGGTCATATAGATAAGGTGTACACTCAAATATACAATTGGACAGCAAGTTCCTTTTCCTAGAATTTATGGTGCATGCTCATACTCACTTGTGCCatgaatttataattttaaaaagctGATAGATCATAGAAGGGTAACCTGAAAGAGTTTAATCGATGACTGAATCGTTATTTTGGTTCTCAAATTTTTAATGGTTTGAGTAAGAAGATGCAAAGGGGACTTGCCCTTTCGTATTTTGGTTCTCATATAGATAAGGTTCACACATATCATAAGGCTGAGACACGCAAGTAAAATACGAAAATGccccctcgacagttaactgtcgaggaaaacctcggtagttaactgccgaggcgTGTTGAACATAAACAGAAGCAGAAACACAAACATGTTAGtttcaaaacttctctaaaattctcaatttctctcaaaTCTTCACCAAAGTCattttcacgaattgcaagAAAATCAACCgcacattatcacaagtaagttgtatcaatcattttaatgaaatgttagtttgtttaggtttattttttaaaaaaaattagagtagtttgcatgtggttagggttgattttaaaattgacaatttaatgattgcatgtgtagtttatgaattgataaataaatgtagttgttgcctatgttgtttaaatgataatgtggctttgaatggtagcaaatgaacacaatttgaatatgttttatactttgcacataaagtgtttgatcaaatgcctcaatgaaaattatattgattatttagttagtttaggttatgagaattatgatggacacaaatgattaagtgtatagaaatgattaagtgtatgttaattattgaatgatgtttaggttatgatggaaatgatggacacaaattttattgtaataatgattatattgaatgattttaggttatggaaatgatgttcattgtacttttaatgtgtttgattatgtttatgtttagtttaagtttaatgttaatgtttatgtttagtttaggtttaacgTTTGATTATATTGCTgcatttattttgtgatttattttaaagttaatttggTATTATACTAATTATtaaattagttaatttaattagtttttgagTTAGACActgatatatatacataaatatatatagtacACGTTTTTTTAAAGGAGCTATATAGTATAGTTCTTTGGTTGCCTAACTGCCGAGTCAAATACCTTGCTTTTGCATCCTAATTAATCGGTTCTAGTGGCTTTGAGTGGGAGAAATAATAGCAACAGTTATATATCCTTTTGCGTATAAAAAGTATAGGACGTGAGTGTAGGAGAGTTACCAGCCAGTTCTAACTCAGCCTATACATATGAGCATACGAGTTCATGGTGAAAATATTTCTATTTCATTGTCCAAGCTAAAGCCATACCATGTATTCCCTTTCTCTCACACGTTGGATTAATTAGTTGGGTGAGTTACACATTGAAATCAGTTTCTTCCACCAATATAATTAGCCAAACCTAGAAGGCAAACTCCATCCCCCTCCAAATGACCATACGCAAATTGTTCCCTCTCGCAATATTCTCTTATTACTTCCTATTCTTTGACTACACAAATCATTTTgtatacaaatattttcaaGCTCATCAATCAATTCCTAGAGTTTATTCCTCACAAAATTCGTGTATGTCCTAAGGTACTCCATGTcctattttttagtttaattttattctccaaTCTCTAATCATGAAATTACTGTTTCGTGGAACTTACTTTCGTTTCCCCTGAACATGTTGTTGTGGAATTGTGGCCGAGCATTCATTCACAGTTCCATCGGGttaaattttagaaaacatttcCCAACATGTGGTTATTCGTTTTCAACGGAGTCTAGAGCGAGAGAAATCGTGCATGCTTGTAGTCGTTTGATTGGAAGGAAAGCTTACGAGGTAAGGGTTTTTTCCCATACGTCCATACTAAGTGTTAGGACTGTGTTATTAAATAGTGGTAGCAATTCTTGtctcttgaaaagaaaaacaattaaaatattttcttacgTGGTAAAATCTAATATTTTCTTACGTGGTAAAatctaatattttataaaagtgattattttaattgagttttaTATGATAGTTGTGTATGATGTGATGTGGAAtgttaattgtattttattttattatgtttgtatGTTTTTGTGATGCTGAGAAGGACATGTtagattttgattaattaaggaaaatgaaaagagatgaaaatgtGAGTCTTATTGAAAAGATTGTTTTTGATCATGTTCATGGTGATGTgagatatataattattttctgTGTGGTGCCTTTGTGGCGGGTAAATATCATATTGCATTGTTGTGCCTAAGTGGCGGGTTACTATTATATTCTGTgtggtgccttagtggcgggttACGATTATATTCTGTgtggtgccttagtggcgggttAATATCATattgcatttattttcatgATCATGCATGGCATATGCATCTGTGTGGTGCCTGTGTGGCGGGTTATATCCGGATCATATAGTTATAAGAGCATGCATCTTACTGCATTGCATTGGGTCTGCTATACATATGTGTGTCTTTATTCATCTGTGTGTTAGATAAGtgattaaactattttattgcaAATAAGATGTGCGTGAACCTTACTTCGAAGCATATGACTTGAATGTATTTTCTTAAATCTTTTGATTGAGAAGTTTTGATATTATCTATTTTATGACATAGTTTCTGGTGCTTGAGtatgaaccaatttggataaggaAATTGATCCTTACACTAACATTTTAGATACCAAAGAAGAGATGGTCTATGCTTTGAAGTTTTTGCTTGAAGTGCGTACGGGGGACGAAATTGagtttttattgaattgtaATTTTAGAAGTAATTTTGAATGATATTAGTTTAAgaattttaattacattatGTTAAGAATTTTGTATAGGTTTTGTGATTTTCTAAAAATGAGAATGATTTAGGCGTAATGTCTTGGACCAAAATCCGGGGCGTTACAGCAGCAGCGGTGCCCCGGAAGTGTTACCTGTGGACCCTCCCTTTCTTGGAGGACCGGTAAATCTATCTCTGCTGTACTCTTATGCCAAGCATGTGGCATTGCCACTTTGGTATAATACAGAGAacataaatgtaatttttttaaatgttttttctttatgtttaattattttctttatatgtgtgtttgtgtaATTATTGTATCAACTTTTAttcgtgttttttttaattattttctttatgtttaattattttcttatattttctttatttcaacttttattttttctttatgtttaattatgatttaaattatttttgttatgtgtttttttttaagttttacatGTGTTAtgtcttaaattaaaaatatgtgcGACAATTTAAATTtgcgatttttatttttgcatttgttcagttttatttttattagttaaatgtttacattgtttaaactatgtttatttttctattatttcagtgTCGTAAGAAGCGTTATGtaaaaccgattaatcatggggctaAGATTTTGAGTCTCGGACGTCCAAACGGCAATCAAAAATGGTTTTGCGATCCGCTTAAGGAGAACGGGTTACATGATTTGGTTTTCTTGGGCTACGCCACTGTGCCTCATGCTTTGCTGATGACTCTATGTGAGAGGTGACATCCCGAGACCAACACTTTTCACATGCCcatgggggagatgactgtgactTTGGATGATGTTGCATATCTTATGCATCTTCAGATTGAAGGGCGGATGTTGGGCCATCGAAAGAAGATGTTGAAACATGAGGGAGAGGCACTACTGGTGAGGCACTTGGGTTAGTTATCCAAAGCTGAAGGAATTATATACGACTAGCCTTGGTAGGGCTAACATATTGGCGGATACAGAGGATCCAGAGGAGTTGGAGAGGGTTAGGACTTATTGTGTGAAGTGTTACCTTCTCTACTTGGttggatgcttgttgtttggggACAGAGCTATTGGGGGAAGCGTGACATTGCTCACTATAagaaacttatattttatttttttgttatatttttcgtgcgtaataatttataaatgtgatttgtttggtttgggaaggcatggtttttggcgcaCTTTCCTTAAGTTTTATAGTGTTGATCCAAACACCGACTATGTTGAAAACTTACCGGCTGCGGCGAGGTGGAAGCTTCAGAAGGGTCATGGAGAGGGGGTGACCTATCGGTCATTGCTTGATCGTATTACGTTTGATGAAGTATGTTGGAGGTCGTACGAAGAGCACATGGACATCCAGGCTTTCGAGGAGGTATTATGGTATTCAGGCTGGATTATGTGCGGTGATCGTAGGGTGTTCCGTCACTTGgccgagagggttttgaggcagtacggatacgtcCAGACCATCCCTAGACATCTGTCGGATGTTGTAGAGCTGTCATCGGCTCAGATTGTGCAGGCTttcgtcgacttccgcactcacacgcttaaggcggcCGATTGGGGTGAGCATGCAGGAGAGCAGACATGGCGTATGGCGGATGGCTATGTACGATGGTACACCGTtgtgtctcaccctcagatttTGTCACTTCTTCTAGGAGATATTCTGAGGCCTCCAAATGAGgagcagatcattgcagagTAGTGGGAGCGGTacgaggcgagaagctcgcctgatacctatgacatggttagcGGCGTTGTTGCCTATGCTGATGCACAGATGGCCCAGGAGTAGGTCATGAGCCCTCAGCAATGGTTTCAGGCCATGAGCCATGTTAGAGAGTAGATCGTGCCGATATTGGCCAGAAGGCAAGGCTAGAGGCTGAGGAGGAGGCACTAGCAGCATCAGCTGGACCAGGACCAGCAGTAGTTCGTTTTTTAggacttgttttttagttttggtattttgatgacattggtTTGTATATTCgtattttgatgacattagttttcatttcattggattattttactttgtttaatggtaaaaatgttggtttaattaagttgtgcatttgcgCCAATATTTGTTTTGTGATTTGGACCATTATGCGTAAAAAAAAGGTACATTTGTTGTGTTTGAAACACATTACAAGTTTAGTAAATGAAGCTACTGCCTCTGCTTTGGCTTCAGGACGCTTCGACAGTTTATTGCtcaggaaaacctcggtagttaactgtcgaggaaaacctcggtagttaactgcagacGGTTTCatatttcctcggcagttaactaccgaatggtattttggtattttactcgtgtttctcagcctaAAAagatgtgtcaacaacaattttcaagaCATAAGGGTGGCAAGAGGCTGGACAGAGTCAAACTTTGTTTGTATAGATTGGACATCTGACCTTTCTAAAAAAAAGGCTAATTTGATCTATTAGTTGGTTTAAAAATATAGTGTTCTACTTGATTATGAAGTAGTGGTTATTAATTTGGtctattgaaattaaatattgtcatttttttaaaatgtagtGTTCCATTTGATTCTGAAGTAGTGGTTATTAATTTGgtcaatttaaattaaatattgtcattttttaacTTATTATGAAGTAGTGGTTATTACTTATTTCTATTAATAGCTCAAAGGTGGATGGTTCTCTTTTTATGAGTGTAGAGAAATCCTTTATATTAGATCTAACTTTTCAGTTAAATTTATTAGACGGGAACAAAccaaaaaattgtgaaaaatggAGAAACATATTTGATGGTTTTGTATTCTCAGTTATTGATCCTTCTTTTAAACTTTTGAAtgtagaaaaaaagaaaaaaaacttaccCTTAAACTTTGATCTACTGCTAGATAGAATAATCTATAATAAATATGGAAATTACATATTTTGCTGAGTGGATGTTTGTTTTCTTGTGTCAAAATGGTTGCTTATACTTTATTAACAATCTTCTTGCTGACATAGTCTCAGTGTCACAtaaaattgaactttttttgGTGTACACTGTACAgtagtttttttcattttcacaaaCCTCAACAATTATCTACCTAGTGTCCCCCCCAAAAAAGTCTTAATGATCTTGCACAAACATCTCTCGGACAACCTATGACTACTTTGAAAGAATAGaataaaaaacattgaatcaaaTAATGGAAAATAACTGAAAATTCTACTTTGGTGGATGGCAAAGATGTTTTCATTTCGCTTCATTCAACtcaatcatcataatcatctgTCCGACCAATTGCACCAAGATCCTCTCTCATTTTCAAACTTGAACGTTGAACTAATCGCACCAATGCCTGAACCACCTCTGATGCAGATGGCCGAAATTCGGGCTCAGACTAATAGAAAAAAGCATATCAGTTAGTATTAGTACATATACACACATTTGTAATGGAGTAACAAATATAATGAATTTATAATGTAAGACACCTGAACACAAAGGGCGACGATGTCAGCAAATCGAAAGAGTGATTTAGGAGGGTAAAGTCCCCGCAATGCAGGGTCTACCATCTTTTCCACAGCGTTTATGTCACGAAGCTGTGGCGTAGCCCAACGAACGAGGCTTTGCTCTGATTTTGGCTTTGAACTGAAGAAAGAAAGACAGATAAGGAACCAGAATTAATCTCAAACATCAACACATGGAATAGAATATTATTGcatagaaagagagaagagaatatATGTATGTAAGCAAAGCACTTTACCTGTCTAAAGGCATTCGACCTGTAAAAAGTTCGAGCATCACTACCCCAAAACTGTATACATCGCTCTTCAGGGTATAGGCTGATGGTTTTGTGCATTCTGGTGCATTATATCCTGCCCCAAGATTTTGGCTAGTACGCTGCGTGCATGAGAACAATACAATCATTACtattgatatttttatgatGTCACAAAGCTTATTGATGAGCATGAGCATGTTAGATGAGCTAATTAAGGGAACGTTTTTGACTGTGTAAATTACCCAGAGGGACCGAGTTCAAATTTCCATTGAGGACATCGCCTAATACAGTTTAAggcactttttttctttcaattaaaaaatatgcatgCAATATAATTGGCAGAAAACAAACTGTTCTACATATTTATGCTTCtcatttttaagaattttaaaaagaaCCTGTCAGAATTCCAAAGTCTAGGAGACAGAAACAAGAAAAACCTGGTGGAAGGATGCCAAACCATAGTCTGAGAGACGGGGATTCAAATCTGTGTCAAGCAAAATATTGGCGGATTTGATATTCTTGTGAAGTAATGGCGGAGAACAAGCTTCATGTAGGTACCTGAACATATAGATTGTGAccataaaaaatggttttaataatatttaaatgcaATAAAGTAAATTAAAACCTTGATTGTAAAAAGCAAAAAGGCGTATTGTCAGAATTTCAAAGAGGAATGTAGTACTATTTTGGAAGAATGTTGCATGTAACACCGCTACGTAGACCACTGCTATGATACTTGCATTAATAAAATAGATGCAAATTCACATGCATGAATAGGTTATGCATAATGTCATAAAAGTTATATCAAAATTCAAGTACTATATGCTAGATGTAGAAGACTAACTCAACAGCCCGAGCAGTGCCCAATGCGATTCTGACTCTGGTGTTCCAAGTTAGTGGTTTGCTGAAGTCATCTGATAAGTGTAAAAAGTCGTGGAGAGAACCATTTCTGAAATACTCATATACTAACATGTGCCCCTGTTCTGAACAATAGCCAACAAGCTCCGCAATATTTGGATGACGAAGTTTGCACATGTTTGATAGAATCTGAGTGAATTCCTCAGGAGAACCCTCATCAATAAGTGAagggtttaatttttttacagcCAGtacctgattttttttaaaaagtatatgGTTTAGGTTTTCCCTCAGTTCAGAAgtaattaattttacttttttaatttaactgCAGCCTAACCCAATAAGCGTTAAATTTTAGTTTAGACATTTTTGAACACAATTCAGACATGAACACAGGTGTCATATTTGCATATGTCATGGACATCTTATGAATATGTCATGGACATACATATGCATGTACTAATACCAGTGTATCCATGACTAGTTTATATAACAGAAAGTACCTTTCCATCAGCATATTTGGCACGATAAACAGGTCCAATGGATCCTTCACCAAGAAGTCGGCCTGAAGCAAAGTTAGCAGTACCAGTTTGCAACTCCCCCAATGAAAAAGCAGTACAGCGGATTGATGCGCTTTTTCTAGAATTTAGACGATTTGCAAACTCATTGTCATTAAAGTTTTGGACACAATCAGAGACTGATGACCTAACACTAACTGATGGATTTTTTTGTAAAGCCATTATGTCAATTGAAGTCGAATCCATTGCCTTAAATCCTGTCACCAATATAACATCAGAAAACAGTTATATGATAATGTCAACTCCATATTGGCCAT harbors:
- the LOC11421552 gene encoding protein STRUBBELIG-RECEPTOR FAMILY 5 isoform X1, giving the protein MHINHNLSWLWIIVLISTASVQCKTSSQDVSALNVMYTSLNSPSQLSGWKSSGGDPCGENWEGIKCSGSSVTEINLSDLGLSGSLGYQLSQLTSVTDFDLSNNNFKGDIPYQLPPNARNVDLSKNAFTGNIPYSIGQMKELTSLNLAHNKLNNQLGDMFTTLTKLKQLDVSFNSLSGELPQSLKSATSLKKIYLQNNQLSGSINVLAYPPLDDVNVENNKFTGWIPEELKDINSLQTGGNSWKTGPAPPPPPGTPPIKHHSEEKEGKSSNSLVTGLIIAGIAFGALVVIILIAALFKRKSSYASSRFIDEERRSQHRSFTPLASQELTKDLGGNDTEYKGFKAMDSTSIDIMALQKNPSVSVRSSVSDCVQNFNDNEFANRLNSRKSASIRCTAFSLGELQTGTANFASGRLLGEGSIGPVYRAKYADGKVLAVKKLNPSLIDEGSPEEFTQILSNMCKLRHPNIAELVGYCSEQGHMLVYEYFRNGSLHDFLHLSDDFSKPLTWNTRVRIALGTARAVEYLHEACSPPLLHKNIKSANILLDTDLNPRLSDYGLASFHQRTSQNLGAGYNAPECTKPSAYTLKSDVYSFGVVMLELFTGRMPLDSSKPKSEQSLVRWATPQLRDINAVEKMVDPALRGLYPPKSLFRFADIVALCVQSEPEFRPSASEVVQALVRLVQRSSLKMREDLGAIGRTDDYDD
- the LOC11421552 gene encoding protein STRUBBELIG-RECEPTOR FAMILY 5 isoform X2, whose product is MKELTSLNLAHNKLNNQLGDMFTTLTKLKQLDVSFNSLSGELPQSLKSATSLKKIYLQNNQLSGSINVLAYPPLDDVNVENNKFTGWIPEELKDINSLQTGGNSWKTGPAPPPPPGTPPIKHHSEEKEGKSSNSLVTGLIIAGIAFGALVVIILIAALFKRKSSYASSRFIDEERRSQHRSFTPLASQELTKDLGGNDTEYKGFKAMDSTSIDIMALQKNPSVSVRSSVSDCVQNFNDNEFANRLNSRKSASIRCTAFSLGELQTGTANFASGRLLGEGSIGPVYRAKYADGKVLAVKKLNPSLIDEGSPEEFTQILSNMCKLRHPNIAELVGYCSEQGHMLVYEYFRNGSLHDFLHLSDDFSKPLTWNTRVRIALGTARAVEYLHEACSPPLLHKNIKSANILLDTDLNPRLSDYGLASFHQRTSQNLGAGYNAPECTKPSAYTLKSDVYSFGVVMLELFTGRMPLDSSKPKSEQSLVRWATPQLRDINAVEKMVDPALRGLYPPKSLFRFADIVALCVQSEPEFRPSASEVVQALVRLVQRSSLKMREDLGAIGRTDDYDD